The following proteins come from a genomic window of Shewanella halifaxensis HAW-EB4:
- the yfcE gene encoding phosphodiesterase: MKLFIASDLHGSLSATKAMLTRFEQSGARYLILLGDLLNHGPRNAIPEGYDPVALSETLNAYADKIIAVRGNCDSEVDQMLLQFPITETYAQILMPQMRLFLTHGHVYSPDKLPPLQAGDGLLYGHTHIAVAEYRDDILLFNPGSTTIPRNDSRASYGLITDTECQIRALDNDELLLSCPIRHRL, translated from the coding sequence ATGAAACTTTTTATCGCCTCCGATCTACACGGATCTCTGTCTGCAACTAAAGCCATGCTCACCCGTTTTGAGCAATCCGGTGCTCGTTATTTGATTCTGCTCGGAGATCTGCTTAATCACGGCCCACGTAACGCTATCCCAGAGGGATACGACCCCGTTGCCTTGTCTGAGACACTGAATGCCTATGCAGATAAGATAATTGCTGTTCGTGGCAACTGCGACAGCGAAGTCGATCAGATGCTACTGCAATTCCCGATTACCGAGACATATGCTCAGATATTGATGCCGCAGATGCGCTTATTCTTAACCCATGGCCATGTTTATAGTCCTGATAAGCTACCACCACTGCAAGCGGGAGACGGTTTACTCTATGGCCACACCCATATTGCCGTAGCTGAATATCGCGACGATATATTGCTGTTTAATCCTGGCTCAACCACCATTCCGCGCAATGACAGCCGCGCCTCATACGGCTTGATCACTGACACCGAATGTCAGATCCGCGCACTCGACAACGATGAGCTTTTGCTAAGCTGTCCAATTCGCCACAGGTTGTAA
- a CDS encoding permease, with the protein MIQSLFELIWHVLSTLSGMVWQIYWPLAFGLMLSSVLRNILPLDVVVKHLGKTNGRSLVLTTLLGMVSSSCSYAAASMSKTLLIKHATLANSMAFLVASTNLILEMFIVLVSLLGWQFLWGEISGGLLLVVIVGFIFRFYPKAQSRALRDKLQSEEKGASTEMKCGAAMPGMAKATTNPAPSSNSHKNDVEMKCGADMAGMAKAPSDPAPNSNSHKNDAEMKCGADMAGMAKAPSDPAPNSNSHKSDAEMKCGAGKCGADMSGSDSAQNKTTESHYMDKVRRSAGYFYMDLGMIGKDIIIGVVISSVLIALVPADWWRELFISSQVNLPAWLHSLLDVLVGIFVAVIAYVCSVGNLLLAAALWHGGISFGGVIGFILADVLTIPMLGVYAKYYGAKPARWIGALLFLSILATGIIIDLIYMNVDWSASKETIRTLHQSGFGWNFTTVMNVIFIPLSIWYYRLGKS; encoded by the coding sequence ATGATACAGAGTTTATTCGAGCTAATCTGGCATGTGCTTAGTACGCTTAGTGGCATGGTGTGGCAGATTTATTGGCCGCTAGCCTTTGGATTAATGCTGTCATCAGTATTACGTAACATTCTGCCTCTCGATGTCGTGGTGAAACACCTAGGTAAAACCAATGGCAGAAGTCTTGTTCTGACGACTCTTTTAGGTATGGTTTCCTCCTCTTGCTCCTATGCTGCGGCATCCATGTCTAAAACGCTATTGATTAAGCATGCCACCTTAGCCAATTCCATGGCATTTCTCGTCGCGAGTACCAATCTGATTTTAGAAATGTTTATCGTGCTGGTTTCGCTGCTGGGCTGGCAGTTTTTGTGGGGGGAGATAAGTGGTGGCCTATTGCTCGTCGTTATCGTGGGCTTTATATTTCGTTTCTATCCCAAGGCGCAGTCTCGAGCATTGCGTGACAAATTACAGTCCGAAGAGAAAGGCGCTTCGACAGAGATGAAGTGCGGTGCGGCAATGCCGGGTATGGCTAAAGCAACTACAAATCCTGCGCCTAGCTCAAACTCACATAAGAATGATGTAGAGATGAAGTGTGGGGCAGATATGGCGGGTATGGCTAAAGCGCCTTCAGACCCTGCGCCTAACTCAAACTCACATAAGAATGATGCAGAGATGAAGTGTGGGGCAGATATGGCGGGTATGGCTAAAGCGCCTTCAGACCCTGCGCCTAACTCAAACTCACATAAGAGTGATGCAGAGATGAAGTGTGGCGCAGGTAAATGTGGTGCCGATATGTCTGGAAGCGATTCAGCACAAAATAAAACAACAGAGTCCCACTATATGGATAAGGTGCGTCGCAGTGCGGGCTATTTCTATATGGATTTAGGCATGATAGGTAAAGATATCATCATCGGTGTGGTGATTTCGTCGGTGTTGATAGCCTTGGTGCCAGCAGATTGGTGGCGAGAGTTATTCATTAGTAGTCAGGTTAATCTACCGGCTTGGTTGCACTCTTTACTGGATGTGCTGGTGGGCATTTTTGTCGCGGTCATTGCCTATGTGTGTTCTGTGGGAAATTTATTATTAGCAGCAGCACTTTGGCATGGCGGCATTTCGTTTGGCGGTGTTATCGGATTTATCTTGGCTGATGTACTAACCATTCCGATGTTGGGAGTTTATGCTAAATACTACGGGGCTAAACCGGCACGCTGGATAGGGGCTCTGTTATTTTTGAGTATACTTGCGACGGGTATCATCATTGATTTGATCTATATGAATGTAGATTGGTCGGCCTCGAAAGAGACTATACGAACTTTGCATCAAAGTGGCTTTGGTTGGAACTTCACCACCGTGATGAATGTTATCTTTATACCGCTATCGATTTGGTATTACCGTTTAGGTAAGAGCTGA
- a CDS encoding AbgT family transporter: MSSNNGDSLPMSSDASSDPNNQPSGWFVRFLNVVERLGNLLPHPITLFVIFCAAVIVISGIAGYFELSVVDPRPEGASGRSSDGMIHVVSLMNAEGLRMIVSNLVTNFTGFTPLGTVLVALLGVGIADRSGLLSAAMRSLVMGTSKRLVTLTIVFAGIVSNTAAELGYVVLIPMAAMIFHSLGRHPLAGLAAAFAGVSGGYSANLLLGTVDPLLSGITEAAAQMIDPDYTVGPEANWYFMFVSTFLITFLGAFVTEKIVEPKLGKYDPSEAASDLGEQKMDGVSAIEKQGLKAAGLAVLVMSVLLALTVVPEGAPLRNPETGLVSGSPFLKGIVAFIFICFAIPGLVYGRIVGTMKRDVDVINAMSHSMSSMGMYIVLVFFASQFVAFFTWTNLGSVLAVAGADALNAIGLTGPLVFVVFIAMCGFINLMLGSASAQWAVTAPVFVPMLMLVGYAPETIQAAYRIGDSVTNLITPMMSYFGLILAVASQYKKNLGIGTLIATMLPYTIVFFIGWTSFFFIWVFGFGLPVGPGSATYYTP; this comes from the coding sequence ATGAGCAGCAATAACGGCGATAGCTTACCTATGTCAAGCGACGCCTCTTCAGATCCTAATAATCAACCCAGTGGTTGGTTTGTCCGCTTTCTTAACGTGGTTGAAAGACTAGGAAACCTATTACCTCACCCCATTACCCTTTTCGTAATTTTTTGTGCCGCCGTTATCGTTATCAGTGGCATAGCGGGCTATTTTGAGTTAAGCGTTGTTGACCCCAGACCTGAAGGCGCATCAGGCCGCAGTAGTGACGGTATGATCCATGTTGTCAGCCTGATGAATGCTGAAGGCCTGAGAATGATCGTCTCCAATTTGGTGACTAATTTTACAGGCTTCACACCACTAGGCACCGTATTAGTCGCCTTGCTGGGTGTCGGCATTGCCGATCGCTCAGGATTGCTATCTGCTGCGATGCGCTCGCTGGTTATGGGCACCTCTAAACGCTTGGTGACACTCACAATTGTATTTGCAGGTATCGTCTCAAACACCGCAGCAGAGCTAGGCTACGTGGTACTTATCCCAATGGCGGCGATGATTTTCCACTCCTTAGGTCGTCATCCACTGGCGGGCCTTGCGGCCGCTTTTGCCGGTGTATCGGGTGGCTATAGTGCGAACCTACTGCTCGGAACCGTCGATCCGCTGCTATCGGGGATCACCGAAGCCGCGGCGCAGATGATCGACCCCGACTACACCGTTGGCCCAGAAGCAAACTGGTACTTCATGTTCGTCTCAACCTTTCTCATCACCTTTTTAGGTGCATTCGTCACCGAGAAAATTGTTGAACCTAAGCTAGGTAAGTATGATCCGAGCGAGGCTGCAAGCGACCTTGGTGAACAAAAGATGGATGGTGTAAGCGCCATCGAAAAGCAGGGGCTAAAGGCGGCAGGACTGGCGGTTTTAGTCATGTCGGTACTATTGGCACTAACCGTTGTACCTGAAGGCGCCCCCCTTCGGAATCCTGAAACGGGCCTAGTGTCAGGCTCTCCCTTCTTAAAAGGGATCGTCGCCTTTATCTTTATCTGCTTTGCAATCCCGGGACTCGTTTATGGCCGAATAGTTGGCACCATGAAGCGTGATGTGGATGTGATCAACGCCATGTCTCACAGCATGAGCAGCATGGGCATGTATATCGTATTGGTGTTCTTTGCCTCGCAGTTTGTCGCTTTCTTTACTTGGACCAACTTAGGCTCGGTACTGGCAGTCGCAGGTGCTGACGCATTAAATGCAATAGGTCTCACTGGCCCGTTAGTTTTTGTCGTGTTTATTGCCATGTGTGGTTTTATCAACTTAATGCTTGGTAGTGCCTCAGCGCAGTGGGCAGTGACAGCTCCGGTGTTCGTGCCTATGTTGATGTTAGTGGGGTATGCGCCTGAAACCATTCAGGCGGCTTATCGAATCGGTGACTCGGTGACGAACCTAATCACCCCGATGATGAGTTACTTCGGCCTGATCTTGGCCGTCGCGTCGCAATATAAGAAGAACCTAGGTATAGGTACGCTTATCGCCACCATGCTGCCTTACACTATTGTGTTCTTTATTGGTTGGACGAGCTTCTTCTTTATCTGGGTATTTGGATTTGGATTGCCTGTAGGGCCAGGTTCTGCAACTTATTATACGCCTTAG
- a CDS encoding AbgT family transporter: MSSNDGDSLPLSSQAPLEPSNKPNGWFVRFLNGVERLGNLLPHPITLFALFCAAVVVISGIAGYFELTVVDPRPEGASGRSSDGLIHVVSLMNAEGLRMIVSNLVTNFTGFTPLGTVLVALLGVGIADRSGLLSAAMRLLVMGASKRLVTLTLVFAGIVSNTASELGYVVLIPMAAMIFHSLGRHPLAGLAAAFAGVSGGYSANLLLGTVDPLLSGITEAAAQMIDPDYLVGPEVNWYFMFVSTFLITFLGALVTEKIVEPKLGKYDVSEAATDLSQQKMDSVSALEKKGLKIAGLTILVMSAVLALTIIPEGAPLRNQETGLVAGSPFLKGIVAFIFICFAIPGLVYGRIVGTMKRDIDVINAMSSSMSSMGMYIVLVFFASQFVAFFKWTNLGAVLAVSGADALNAVGLTGPLVFVLFIMMCGFINLMLGSASAQWAVTAPIFVPMLMLVGYAPETIQAAYRIGDSVTNLITPMMSYFGLILAVASQYKKNLGIGTLVATMLPYSIVFFIGWTCFFFLWVFVIGLPVGPGAATYYTP, translated from the coding sequence ATGAGCAGTAATGACGGCGATAGCTTGCCTTTATCTAGCCAAGCCCCCTTAGAGCCCAGTAACAAACCCAATGGTTGGTTTGTCCGCTTCTTAAACGGGGTGGAACGGCTCGGAAATTTACTTCCTCATCCCATTACGCTATTTGCACTATTCTGTGCTGCAGTTGTGGTCATTAGTGGCATTGCGGGCTATTTTGAATTAACCGTTGTTGACCCAAGACCAGAGGGTGCATCGGGTCGCAGTAGCGATGGACTTATCCATGTTGTCAGCCTGATGAACGCTGAAGGCTTACGAATGATAGTCTCGAACCTAGTGACTAATTTCACAGGCTTTACGCCACTAGGCACTGTGCTTGTTGCGCTACTTGGTGTCGGCATTGCCGACCGTTCAGGCCTGTTGTCGGCCGCTATGCGCTTACTCGTGATGGGGGCATCAAAACGCTTAGTCACACTCACATTGGTGTTTGCTGGTATCGTATCGAATACCGCATCAGAACTAGGCTACGTGGTATTAATCCCAATGGCGGCGATGATATTCCACTCCTTAGGTCGTCACCCACTTGCCGGTCTCGCAGCCGCTTTTGCTGGCGTATCGGGTGGATATAGCGCTAACTTACTACTGGGAACCGTTGACCCATTACTATCGGGGATCACCGAAGCTGCAGCGCAGATGATCGACCCAGACTACCTTGTTGGCCCAGAAGTAAACTGGTACTTCATGTTTGTCTCCACGTTCTTAATCACCTTCCTTGGCGCACTCGTTACCGAAAAAATCGTTGAACCTAAGCTAGGTAAATACGATGTGAGTGAAGCAGCAACCGACCTTAGCCAGCAAAAAATGGACAGTGTTAGTGCCCTCGAAAAGAAGGGACTTAAGATTGCGGGACTGACGATTTTAGTCATGTCGGCAGTGTTAGCACTCACCATAATTCCTGAGGGCGCGCCATTAAGAAACCAAGAAACAGGCTTAGTGGCAGGTTCACCTTTCTTAAAGGGCATTGTGGCCTTTATCTTCATCTGCTTTGCCATTCCTGGCTTAGTGTATGGCCGCATTGTGGGCACCATGAAGCGCGATATTGATGTGATTAACGCCATGTCTAGCAGCATGAGCAGCATGGGCATGTATATTGTGTTGGTGTTCTTCGCCTCGCAGTTTGTGGCTTTCTTTAAGTGGACTAACCTAGGTGCTGTATTAGCGGTATCTGGCGCGGATGCCTTAAATGCAGTGGGCTTAACCGGACCACTGGTATTTGTGCTGTTTATTATGATGTGTGGCTTTATCAACTTGATGCTTGGTAGTGCCTCTGCGCAGTGGGCGGTTACCGCACCTATCTTCGTACCTATGTTGATGTTGGTGGGCTATGCACCTGAAACCATTCAAGCGGCTTATCGAATCGGAGACTCGGTCACTAACCTTATCACCCCTATGATGAGTTACTTTGGTCTGATCTTGGCGGTGGCCTCGCAGTATAAGAAGAACTTAGGTATCGGTACGCTGGTCGCCACTATGCTGCCATATTCAATCGTATTCTTTATCGGTTGGACCTGTTTCTTCTTTCTCTGGGTATTTGTGATTGGTTTACCCGTCGGTCCGGGCGCTGCAACCTATTACACACCTTAA